A genomic region of Zalophus californianus isolate mZalCal1 chromosome 1, mZalCal1.pri.v2, whole genome shotgun sequence contains the following coding sequences:
- the LOC113917270 gene encoding myelin-associated oligodendrocyte basic protein isoform X2 — translation MSQKTTKEGPRLSKNQKFSEHFSIRCCPPFTFLNSKREIVDRKYSICKSGCFYQKKEEDLICCACQKTSPRRRATSPQRPKHQPAAPPAVVRAPAKPRSPPRSERQPRPRPEVRPPPAKQRPPQKSKQPPRSSPQRGPGTSRGGSPIKASRFW, via the exons ATGAGTCAGAAAACGACTAAGGAGGGCCCCAGACTCTCCAAGAACCAAAAGTTTTCAGAACACTTCAGCATACGTTGCTGCCCACCATTCACCTTCCTCAACTCGAAGCGTGAGATCGTGGACCGGAAATACAGCATCTGTAAAAGTGGCTGCTTCtaccagaagaaagaagaggacttGATCTGCTGTGCTTGCCAGAAGACCAG CCCCAGACGCCGTGCAACGTCCCCTCAGAGGCCCAAGCACCAGCCTGCTGCACCCCCCGCGGTGGTCAGAGCACCAGCCAAGCCACGGTCCCCTCCGAGGTCCGAGCGTCAACCACGCCCCCGCCCAGAGGTCCGACCACCACCAGCCAAGCAGCGCCCCCCTCAGAAGTCCAAGCAGCCGCCGCGCAGCAGCCCCCAGAGAGGGCCAGGCACCAGCCGTGGGGGGTCCCCCATCAAAGCTTCTAGGTTCTGGTAA
- the LOC113917270 gene encoding myelin-associated oligodendrocyte basic protein isoform X1, with product MSQKTTKEGPRLSKNQKFSEHFSIRCCPPFTFLNSKREIVDRKYSICKSGCFYQKKEEDLICCACQKTSSCQYPLSSKREPWLQPPASFGPLSPRRRATSPQRPKHQPAAPPAVVRAPAKPRSPPRSERQPRPRPEVRPPPAKQRPPQKSKQPPRSSPQRGPGTSRGGSPIKASRF from the exons ATGAGTCAGAAAACGACTAAGGAGGGCCCCAGACTCTCCAAGAACCAAAAGTTTTCAGAACACTTCAGCATACGTTGCTGCCCACCATTCACCTTCCTCAACTCGAAGCGTGAGATCGTGGACCGGAAATACAGCATCTGTAAAAGTGGCTGCTTCtaccagaagaaagaagaggacttGATCTGCTGTGCTTGCCAGAAGACCAG CTCCTGTCAGTATCCCTTAAGCAGCAAAAGAGAGCCATGGCTCCAGCCTCCAGCTTCTTTTGGCCCCCTCAGCCCCAGACGCCGTGCAACGTCCCCTCAGAGGCCCAAGCACCAGCCTGCTGCACCCCCCGCGGTGGTCAGAGCACCAGCCAAGCCACGGTCCCCTCCGAGGTCCGAGCGTCAACCACGCCCCCGCCCAGAGGTCCGACCACCACCAGCCAAGCAGCGCCCCCCTCAGAAGTCCAAGCAGCCGCCGCGCAGCAGCCCCCAGAGAGGGCCAGGCACCAGCCGTGGGGGGTCCCCCATCAAAGCTTCTAGGTTCTG a